TCGCGGGAGCCCGTTTCCGTGCGGGCCGCAGTGCTGCGCTCGCTATCTGTGGGATCCTGAGCCCCGTCGTCGCCGCCGGTATGCTGCGCGACTGACAACGTTCCGACACGGGAGGCATTCTCACCGCCATGAAGCACCGCCGCCATGGTCTCCTGCTCGCTATCACCGCCCTCGCCTTGTCGGTGTCGGCGACCGCCTGCTCCGGCGGCTCCTCCGGCCAGAGCGCGGAGGCCAGTTCGGCTTCCAGCAGTGCTGCGGCCGCGGCGAAGGTGGTCACGCATGTGATGGAGACCAGTCCCGTAGACCCGCACACGATTCTGCGCCCGGGGGCCCCGGGCACCGGCCTGATACCGACCGGCGCCGGAGCGGACGGGACGGTGTCCGCGCAGTCCTTCGACGGCGTTCCGAAGGTCGGCGCGGTGTTCTTCAGCGTCGGCGGCGTGGTGTCGGCGCACTACTGCACCGGCAGCGTCGTGCACAGCGCGTCGGGGAACCTGATCGTCACCGCCGGGCACTGCGTCTACGACAAGCTGTTCGCCGGGTGGCAGAACCACGTCGTGTTCGTGCCCGGGTACCACGACGACATCGCGCCGTACGGGCTGTGGGCGGCCACGACGGCGTATGTGGACGCGGGGTGGGTGAACAAGGAGGACCCGGATTCCGACATAGCGTTCCTCAAGGTGCGCAAGGTCGGCGGCGGGACACAGACGCTGGAGAGCGTCACCGGGGCGGACACGTTCACCACGTCGCCGGGGTACGAGAACGCGGTCAGCGTGGCGGCCTATCCGCTGACGGCCTCGAAGCCGGTCGGCTGCGCGAACAAGACGAAGAAGGCCTCCGACACGCAGCTGGAGCTGGACTGCGAGGGGCTGCCGGACGGCGCCAGCGGGAGCCCGTTCATCGCCTCGGGGGACCGGCTGGTCGGCGTGCTCGGCGGGTACGAACAGGGCGGGAACACGCCGAACACCTCGTACAGCATCTACTTCACGGACAAGATCGCGAAGATCTACCTGGCCACCGCCGGGTCTTGATCTCTGGTCGGCAGGTCGGCAGGTCGGCGGCTCGGCGGTCAGCGGGTCAGCGGGTCAGCGGGTCGGGCGGTCGGCGGGTCGGCGGTCGGGTTCGGGCGCCGGGCCTGGACGCGCGGCGGGGCGGCATCGCAGGATGCGGATATGGACGTTCGAGCTCCGTCGCCTCCCGCGCGCCGGCCGGCGGCCGGCCGGGGCGGACTGGACCTGCATGAGCTGGAGGTTCCGGAGGCCGCCGTCCTGCCGTTCGCGGTCGGGTCGTTCCAGCGCATAGGAGCGTTGTCGCTGGCCGATTTCCCGCATCGGCACACGTTCTACGAGATCGTGCTGGTGACGGCCGGGCGCGGGCGGCACGTCGTGGACTCCCAGCCGTGGCCGATCACGCCGCCGCACTTCGGGGTGATCGTGCCGGGGCAGGTGCACCACTGGGAGGGCGCGCGCGGCATCGAGGGCTCGGTGCTGCTGTTCAACGAGGACTTCCTGGTCCGGCATCCCGAGGACGTCGCGGTGCTGCAGGCGCTGCCCGGGCTGAGCTGGCTGAGCCCGAGCGGCGCGCAGATGGCCGGGCTGCTGGGGCTGGCCTCGGAGATGGAGCGTGAGCTGCGGGCGGGCGATCGCGGGCACGAAGGGGTGTTGCGGGCGTATCTGCACATTCTGATCGTGCGCGCGGCGCGGATCGCGGGGGCGCTCGATGCGTCGGCATCCGGTGCTGGAACCGGCGCGGTCTTGCCGGTGAGCGAGCTGGTCGACCGGTTCCTGCGGCTGATCGCGGCGCCGGGGCAGGGGAGCCGGACGCTGATCTCGTACGCGCGCGAGATCGGGGTGTCGCCGGGGTACCTGCACGAGCTGGTGCGGGAGCAGACCGGTCTGACGCCGGGGCGGCTGACGCGGCGCCGCCGGGTGCTGGAGGCCAAGCGGCTGCTGACCGGGACCGATCTGACCATCCGGCAGGTCTCGGACCAGGCCGGGTTCGGCGATCCGGCGTACTTCTGCCGGTTCTTCCGGCGGGAGACCGGGCTCAGCCCGGGGGAGTTCCGGCGGCGCGCCGGAGGAATACACCACGATCCCGTGGTCTAGTCCATTTCGGCGCCGGGGCGGCGTGCCTAGATTCAGCAGCGGATCAGGTTCGAATATCAGATCCCTGCCAAGGCTTCCACTTCCGCCACCGAAGGAGCCGCCATGTCCGTCCCCGGGGACCCGCCTGGAATCACCCGCAAAACCCTGCTGAAGGCCGCCGTCGCCACCGGCCTCGCCGCCCCGCTCGTCGTCGCCGGCGGCGCGTTCGGCACCGACGCCCCGACCGCCGGTCGCCGCACCGAGCAGGTCGCCTACGGCCCGAACGGCCCGCGTGCCGTCACCCCGGCCTGCCACGACGGCGACGCCCCGACCGTCGACCAGACCGAGGGGCCGTACTTCAAACCGGACTCGCCGCAGCGCACCGTGCTGGCCACCCCCGACACGCCCGGAACGCCGCTGACCGTGACCGGTGTGATCTACGGCCTGTCGTGCCTGCCGATCGCCGCCGCGCTGCTGGACTTCTGGCAGGCCGACGACGGCGGCAACTACGACATGTCCGGGTTCGACTTCCGCGGCCACCAGTACACCGACGCCAACGGCGCGTTCACGCTGACCACGGTCGTGCCCGGCCTGTATCCCGGGCGCACCAAGCACATCCACGTCAAGGTGCAGGCGCCGAACCAGCCGATCCTCACCACGCAGCTGTACTTCCCGGGCGTCCCGGAGAACGACACGGACAGCATCTTCGACGCGCGCCTGCTGATGGACGTCACGCAGCAGGGCGCGGGCGAGGCGGCCGCGTTCGACTTCGTTCTGAACGTGCAGCAGGACCCCGGCGGAGGCTCGCCCCCGCCGAGCACGAGCTGGGTCGCCGGCCACGCGTACAGCGCGGGCGACACGGTCACGTACAACGGCACGACGTACGTGTGCCTGCAGGCGCACACCTCCCAGACCGGCTGGGAACCCCCGAACGCCCCGTCGCTCTGGCAGGCCCAGCAGGCCTCCTGAGGAGCGACGTGGCTGGTGCCGCCGCCGGTGTTTCGCCGGGCGCCGGTGGCGGCACTTTTGGGGGCCCCGGGGAGAGGGAGCCCTCGACGCGCGCGCCGCGAGCGCCTCGCCTCGCTCGCGTCGCGCGCTTTCCGTCGGTTTTTGCGAGTTACGGGTGACCAGTGACCAGTGACAGGTGACCGGTGACCAGTTGCCTGTTGGCTCAGGCCTCCATCGCCAGCGCGAACGGCAGCACTTCGTCGGCGCCGGCCTGCCGCAGCATCCGGGCGGCCACTGTCATGGTCCATCCGGTGTCGACGCGGTCGTCGACCAACAACACCGGCCCCTCGGCCGCCGCGACCGCGGCGGCCAGCTCGGCGCTGATCGTGAAGGCGTCGTGGACCTGCTTGAGCCGCTGTGCGCTGTTGCCCCGGCGGGCCTGTCCCGGTGCCGGGGCCGGGTCCACCGCGCCGAGGTACTCCAGGCGTCCGATGGCCGCGATGCGGCGTGCGGTGTCGGCGATCAGGGTGGGCCGGCTGTGCGAGCCGATCGAGACCACTGCTGTCGGGCGCTGCTTCCAGCCCCAGGCCGCCAGCACCTTCACGATGCCGTCGACCATCGGCTCGGGCAGCGCGCGGTCGGCGGTGCCGTCGGCGAGCAGTTCGCGCAGCCGGGTGCCCCAGCCCAGATCGGTCAGGCGCCCCAGGGCCCGACCGGTCTCCGCGCTCTCGCCCGGCGGGATCTTGCCGGTCAACGCGACGCCCAGGGCCGCCATCCCGGTCGGCCACAGCTTGCGCGCCGCGATCTCTACACCGGGTTTGGCCAGGGCGGCGCGCGCCGCCGCCGCGCCCTCGCCGCTGACGCTCGCGTTGAACCGCGCGCCGGCGCAGTTGTCGCAACGCCCACACGGTCCTTCGATAGCGGGGTCGTCCAACTGGCGGCGCAGGAAGGTCATGCGGCATTCGTCGGTGGTCTCGTACTCGATCATCGAGCGCTGCTCGGTCTCGCGGGCCGCCGCGACGCGCGCGTAGCGTTCGCCGTCGTACTCCCAGCTCTCGCCGGTCGAGACCCAGCCGCCCTTCACCCGCCGCACCGCGCCGTCGACGTCGAGCACCTTCAGCATCGTCTCCAGGCGCGAGCGCCGCAGGTCGACGCGCGGTTCCAGGGCCGCGGTGGACAGCGGCCGGCCGGCGGCGGCCAGCGCGTCCAGCGTCGCGCGGACCTGCTGCTCCGGCGGGAAGGCGAGCGAGGCGAAGTACTGCCAGATCGCCCGGTCCTCCTGCCCGGGCAGCAGCAGCACCTCGGCGTGGTCCACGCCACGGCCGGCGCGCCCGACCTGCTGGTAGTAGGCGATCGGCGAGTTCGGGGCGCCGAGATGCACCACGAACCCCAGGTCCGGCTTGTCGAAACCCATGCCCAGCGCCGAGGTGGCGACCAGCGCCTTGATCCGGTTGCCGAGCAGATCCGCCTCGGCCTGCCGCCGCTCGGCGTCCTCGGTACGCCCGGAGTAGGAGGCGACCTCGAACCCGCGGGAGCGCAGGAACGTCGCGACCTCGTCGGTAGCCGCGACCGTCAGCGTGTAGATGATGCCCGAACCCGGCAGCTCCGGCAGATGCTCGGCCAGGAACGCGAACCGCTCCTCGGGGCTGCCGAGGCGCACCACGTGAAGCGACAGGCTCTCGCGGTCCAGCGTCCCACGCAGCACCAGCGTGTCGGCTTCGCTGTGCGTGCCGAGCTGTTCGGCGACGTCGGCGACCACGCGCGCGTTCGCCGTCGCGGTCGTGGCCAGCACCGGCACGCCGGGCGGCAGATCGGCCAAGAACGTACGAATACGGCGATAATCGGGTCTAAAATCGTGTCCCCAATCACTAACCGTGTGCGCCTCGTCCACGACCAGCAGCCCGACCTCCGAGGCCAGCTTCGGTAGCACCTCGTCCCGGAAATCGGGGTTGTTCAGCCGCTCCGGGGAGATCAGCAGCACGTCAACCTCGCCGGCCGCGACCTCGCCCTGGATCTCCTCCCACTCGTGCAGGTTCGCCGAGTTGATGGTCCGCGCCCGGATCCCAGCGCGCTCCGCGGCCTCGATCTGGTTCCGCATCAAGGCCAAAAGCGGCGAGACGATCACCGTCGGCCCCGCCCCCCGAGCCCGCAGCAAAGCGGTGGCGACGAAGTACACCGCGGACTTCCCCCACCCGGTCCGCTGCACGACTAGCGCCCGCCGCCGCTCCTCCACCAGCGCGTGGATCGCCGTCCACTGGTCCTCCCGCAGCCGCGCCGACTCCCCGGCCAACCGCCGCAGCAGCGCTTCGGCCTCCTCGCGGACGGCGGGGGACGAGTCGGGGGCGGGTGCGCTGGTGTTGCTCATGGTCTTATTTGTACAGGTTCGCAGTGACAGGGCGGACCGGAGTCCGTCGATCGGTCGAGTGCCTGCGGCGGCGTCGTACTAGCGTTGGCTCATGCCGCCGAGATCAGACTGGACACTTGAGCTCCAACTGGAGATCGTCCGCAAGCAATGCGTCGATGTACGCGTGGCGGCGGCGGTAGATGACGTGATCAAGCATATGAACGGCGGTCAGAGCCGGTCCCGACGCGGTGGTAAGCGGCTGACAGATCTGCTGGAAGCCGCTCGTCGGCTGGCTGCGGACGGCGACGAGTGGCATGTGGTCCGGCTGCTGCAAGACTCGCTCGACTACGCCGAGAACAGGATCTTGCTGCCAGACTTTGAAGAGCGCTACCGGCTCTTCCGCGATGGCGCACGTTCCGACACCTCGCGTGAGTTCCTTGGGCGAATGATGGCCGCCTCTTACATCTTTGCCGTGGACACCCTGCGAGACTTCGTGGACGAAAATCCCCAGGCGAACTTCAGTGACTTTATTGCGCACTTCGAGTCGATGCGTGACGACGCACGCTTGCTGGAGGCGCCGGAAGACCAGCCCGGACGGTATCGGCTGATACGCGGGAAGGCCGAGATGGCTCTCTGGATCGAGCGGAAGCTTCGGGATCGGGTCGACGTCGAAGACGTCCGGGACGTCGCCCGGCGTCTGGTCGCCACGCCGGAGGCCCTGTTGGCGCTCGCGGCGGATGAGGACGGGATGCTTCTTCTGCGTGCGGCCGAGCTCCAGCAGCGTATGGCGAAGCTGGGGGAGTTGCGGAAGCTCGCGGAGGATCCGGGTGCTTCCGAACACGACCTGCAGCAGGCGTTCGAGGCGCAGCCTTGGATCTTCGGTGGCCAGTTCATCGGCACGGCCGCTCGACGAAGCCTGGTTCTCGGAAGCGAGGTGGACGTACCGCTGCTTCGAGCCGACGGGTCGCTCCACATCGTGGAGCTCAAGCGCGCGATGGGGCTTGCGTCGCCTCTCGTGGTCCGGCAGGGCGCGTCATTCGTTCCCGCCGCTGACGTTCACCACGCGGTGATGCAGGCCGTCACGTATCTGGTCGGCCTCGATGAGAATCGCCACCAAATTCGGGCCGAGCTGGGTATTGAGGCGCGCCGGGCGAGTGCGACGGTACTCATCGGTCATCCGGCTCTGCATCCGGAGATTCCCGAAGAGCAGATCAACGAGACTCTTCGTACGATGAACGCGCACGTCAGTCGTGTCGACGTGCGGACCTACAAGGAACTGATCGATGACGCTGAGCGTGCTCTCGGTGGTCCTACGGCGAACGCAGGCCGGGAAGTGCCGTCTCCAGTTTTCGGAATGAACCGAACCTTCGACCGGTAGCACTTCGCCTCGATCTCAGCGACGAGCGCTCAAGCCCGCCCCGGCTCCCGCAGCAATCCCAGCAGCGTCCGACTCAGCAACTCCGCCGCCTCCTCGCGCCGCACGCGCCCGGCGTCCGCCTCGGCGAGGGCGGCGTGGGCCAGCGCGTAGATGGATGCGGTCAGCCAGGGGAGGGGGAGGTCGGTGCGGAATTCGCCGGTGGTGCGGCCGCGGGCGACCACGGCTTCGATGCGGGCGAAGACCTGGTCGTGGAGGCGGCGGACCTTCTCTGGGCCGAGGTGGGCGGTGGCGGCGGCGAGCAGGCCTTGGTAGCGGCCCAGGAGCCAGGGGGCGTGCAGGAGGCGGTTCATCGCTTCGGTGGCGGTGCCGGATTCCAGGTTCAGGGTGGCGAAGGTGGCGTCGGCCTCGGTCAGGGAGCGGACCAGGAGGGCGTCGACGATGGCGGGGAGGGAGTCGAAGTGGCCGTAGACCGTCACGCGGCCGATGCCGGCGGCTTTGGCGATCTCGGTGACGGTGGCGTCGGGGCTGGTGCCGAAGCACTCCAGGGCCGCGTCGAGGATGGCGGTGATGGTCCGCTCGGCGTCGGCGCGCTTGGCGGGACGGCCTTCGGCCGCCGGGGCGCCGCCGGAGCGGGGGCGCTTGTCGGTCTTGTCGGCCATGGGCAAAGCCTAGGGGCGGGGTGGGACGGCGTGGGGCGGCGTGATGCGGCGGGATGCGCGGCGGTAGCAGGCGCCGCCGGATCAACGTCGTGGTGACGATCGACAACGCCGCGGGTGACAGCAGCGCGGCGGCGTCCCAGGCCGTCGGCGAGCCGGCCGCCGAGCAGCAGCAGCCCGCCGAAGCACAGCGTGTACGCGGCCGGCACCCATGTCAGTGCCTGGCGCCCGAGGTCCAGGTCGCGGGCCATCGACTGCGGACGTGTTCCATCGGATTCCCCCTCCGATCGAAGAAGTCAAACGCCAGTGTTCGAGTTGTCCGAACGGCCCTGGACGATAGGCTTGATACACCCCCACCGAAACCCCGGCGAACCGGTCCGAGCAGCGAGGAAACCCATGGCCAAGGCACTGTCGGAGATCCTGGCGGACGACGTCCGCGCCGCGCTGACCGCGGTCCTGGGTGACGCGGCGCGCGACGCCGACCCGCTGATCCGACCCTCCGACCACGCCGACTTCCAGGCCAACGGGGTGCTGCCGCTGGCCAAGGCCGTGAAGGGGAATCCGCGGGAGCTGGCGACGCGGGTGGCGGCGGTGCTCGTGCCGGCGGCCGAGGGTGCCAACGGTGCCAACGGTGCTGACGCCCCCGACGCCCCCGCGACCGTCTCCACCTCCGGCGTGATCGCCGCCGTCGAAGTCGCCGGCCCCGGCTTCCTCAACCTCACCCTCACCGACGCCGCCCTGGCCGCGCAGACCGCCGAGCGCCTTGGCGACCCGCGCCTGGGCGTGGCGCCGACCGCCGTCGGCCAGACCACCGTCATCGACTACTCGCAGCCGAACATCGCCAAGGAGATGCACGTCGGCCACCTGCGCTCGACCGTCATCGGCGACGCGCTGGTCCGGCTGCTGGAGTTCGACGGCCGCACCGTGGTCCGGCAGAACCACCTCGGCGACTGGGGCACGCAGTTCGGCATGCTGATCCAGTTCCTGGTCGAGCACCCCGAGGCGCGCCCGGCTGAGGCCGAGCACTCCGGCGAGGTCGCCATCTCCTGGCTGACCGCCCTGTACCGGGACGCCCGCGCGCACTTCGAGTCCGACGCCGAGTTCGCCGACCGGGCCCGCAAGCGTGTGGTGACGCTGCAGGGCGGCGACGAGGAGTCGCTGGCGGCCTGGCGCGAGATGGTCGCGGAGTCCAAGCGCTACTTCGAGGACGTCTACGCCCGCCTGGACGTGCGCCTGGTCGACGCCGACGCGGTCGGCGAGAGCTTCTACAACCCCTACCTCGCCGAGGTCGCCGCCGACCTGGAGGAGCGCGGCATCGCGGTGTGGAGCGAGGGCGCGCTGTGCGTGTTCTTCGACGACATCAAGGGCCCCGACGGCGACCCGGTCCCGCTGATGGTGCGCAAGAGCGACGGCGGCTTCGGCTACGCCGCCACCGACCTGGCCGCCGTCCGCTACCGGGTCAACACCCTGAAGGCCGACCAGATC
This region of Catenulispora sp. EB89 genomic DNA includes:
- a CDS encoding serine protease translates to MKHRRHGLLLAITALALSVSATACSGGSSGQSAEASSASSSAAAAAKVVTHVMETSPVDPHTILRPGAPGTGLIPTGAGADGTVSAQSFDGVPKVGAVFFSVGGVVSAHYCTGSVVHSASGNLIVTAGHCVYDKLFAGWQNHVVFVPGYHDDIAPYGLWAATTAYVDAGWVNKEDPDSDIAFLKVRKVGGGTQTLESVTGADTFTTSPGYENAVSVAAYPLTASKPVGCANKTKKASDTQLELDCEGLPDGASGSPFIASGDRLVGVLGGYEQGGNTPNTSYSIYFTDKIAKIYLATAGS
- a CDS encoding helix-turn-helix domain-containing protein gives rise to the protein MDVRAPSPPARRPAAGRGGLDLHELEVPEAAVLPFAVGSFQRIGALSLADFPHRHTFYEIVLVTAGRGRHVVDSQPWPITPPHFGVIVPGQVHHWEGARGIEGSVLLFNEDFLVRHPEDVAVLQALPGLSWLSPSGAQMAGLLGLASEMERELRAGDRGHEGVLRAYLHILIVRAARIAGALDASASGAGTGAVLPVSELVDRFLRLIAAPGQGSRTLISYAREIGVSPGYLHELVREQTGLTPGRLTRRRRVLEAKRLLTGTDLTIRQVSDQAGFGDPAYFCRFFRRETGLSPGEFRRRAGGIHHDPVV
- a CDS encoding carbohydrate-binding protein, producing MSVPGDPPGITRKTLLKAAVATGLAAPLVVAGGAFGTDAPTAGRRTEQVAYGPNGPRAVTPACHDGDAPTVDQTEGPYFKPDSPQRTVLATPDTPGTPLTVTGVIYGLSCLPIAAALLDFWQADDGGNYDMSGFDFRGHQYTDANGAFTLTTVVPGLYPGRTKHIHVKVQAPNQPILTTQLYFPGVPENDTDSIFDARLLMDVTQQGAGEAAAFDFVLNVQQDPGGGSPPPSTSWVAGHAYSAGDTVTYNGTTYVCLQAHTSQTGWEPPNAPSLWQAQQAS
- a CDS encoding RecQ family ATP-dependent DNA helicase, translated to MSNTSAPAPDSSPAVREEAEALLRRLAGESARLREDQWTAIHALVEERRRALVVQRTGWGKSAVYFVATALLRARGAGPTVIVSPLLALMRNQIEAAERAGIRARTINSANLHEWEEIQGEVAAGEVDVLLISPERLNNPDFRDEVLPKLASEVGLLVVDEAHTVSDWGHDFRPDYRRIRTFLADLPPGVPVLATTATANARVVADVAEQLGTHSEADTLVLRGTLDRESLSLHVVRLGSPEERFAFLAEHLPELPGSGIIYTLTVAATDEVATFLRSRGFEVASYSGRTEDAERRQAEADLLGNRIKALVATSALGMGFDKPDLGFVVHLGAPNSPIAYYQQVGRAGRGVDHAEVLLLPGQEDRAIWQYFASLAFPPEQQVRATLDALAAAGRPLSTAALEPRVDLRRSRLETMLKVLDVDGAVRRVKGGWVSTGESWEYDGERYARVAAARETEQRSMIEYETTDECRMTFLRRQLDDPAIEGPCGRCDNCAGARFNASVSGEGAAAARAALAKPGVEIAARKLWPTGMAALGVALTGKIPPGESAETGRALGRLTDLGWGTRLRELLADGTADRALPEPMVDGIVKVLAAWGWKQRPTAVVSIGSHSRPTLIADTARRIAAIGRLEYLGAVDPAPAPGQARRGNSAQRLKQVHDAFTISAELAAAVAAAEGPVLLVDDRVDTGWTMTVAARMLRQAGADEVLPFALAMEA
- a CDS encoding Shedu anti-phage system protein SduA domain-containing protein, with the translated sequence MPPRSDWTLELQLEIVRKQCVDVRVAAAVDDVIKHMNGGQSRSRRGGKRLTDLLEAARRLAADGDEWHVVRLLQDSLDYAENRILLPDFEERYRLFRDGARSDTSREFLGRMMAASYIFAVDTLRDFVDENPQANFSDFIAHFESMRDDARLLEAPEDQPGRYRLIRGKAEMALWIERKLRDRVDVEDVRDVARRLVATPEALLALAADEDGMLLLRAAELQQRMAKLGELRKLAEDPGASEHDLQQAFEAQPWIFGGQFIGTAARRSLVLGSEVDVPLLRADGSLHIVELKRAMGLASPLVVRQGASFVPAADVHHAVMQAVTYLVGLDENRHQIRAELGIEARRASATVLIGHPALHPEIPEEQINETLRTMNAHVSRVDVRTYKELIDDAERALGGPTANAGREVPSPVFGMNRTFDR
- a CDS encoding TetR/AcrR family transcriptional regulator; the encoded protein is MADKTDKRPRSGGAPAAEGRPAKRADAERTITAILDAALECFGTSPDATVTEIAKAAGIGRVTVYGHFDSLPAIVDALLVRSLTEADATFATLNLESGTATEAMNRLLHAPWLLGRYQGLLAAATAHLGPEKVRRLHDQVFARIEAVVARGRTTGEFRTDLPLPWLTASIYALAHAALAEADAGRVRREEAAELLSRTLLGLLREPGRA
- the argS gene encoding arginine--tRNA ligase, with the translated sequence MAKALSEILADDVRAALTAVLGDAARDADPLIRPSDHADFQANGVLPLAKAVKGNPRELATRVAAVLVPAAEGANGANGADAPDAPATVSTSGVIAAVEVAGPGFLNLTLTDAALAAQTAERLGDPRLGVAPTAVGQTTVIDYSQPNIAKEMHVGHLRSTVIGDALVRLLEFDGRTVVRQNHLGDWGTQFGMLIQFLVEHPEARPAEAEHSGEVAISWLTALYRDARAHFESDAEFADRARKRVVTLQGGDEESLAAWREMVAESKRYFEDVYARLDVRLVDADAVGESFYNPYLAEVAADLEERGIAVWSEGALCVFFDDIKGPDGDPVPLMVRKSDGGFGYAATDLAAVRYRVNTLKADQILYVVDSRQALHFRMVFETARRAGYLPEGVEAVHVQFGSVLGTDGKPFKTRAGKTVRLIELLDNAVDHAVATVEEKNPDLAAADARAEAKVVGIGAVKYADLSTSRTKDYIFDLDRMVSLHGNTSVYLQYAHARIHSILRKLPAGTPAQVHPELALEPAERKLALHLDDFGATLATVTENFEPHRLASYLYSLAQTFSDFYENCPVVKAPTDAARENRAALARLTGDTLKLGLALLGISAPDQL